ACTTAATATAGGAGGTGAGCATGTTTGACATAGCAGATGAACTCTTTCAGGGACCTGTGATAAAGGTTATAGGTGTAGGCGGTGGTGGTGGAAATGCAGTAGCGAGAATGTACGAAATGGGAATAGAAGGCGTTGATTTTATAGTTGTCAATACGGATGCTCAGGTTCTTTCAAAGCTTCCTGTTCCTATAAAGGTTCAGATTGGAGAAAAGCTCACAAAGGGGCTTGGAGCTGGTGGCAAACCGGAAATTGGTGAGCAGGCTGCATTAGAGGACGAACCGAAAATCAGGGAGGTTTTAGAAGGTTCAGACATGGTCTTTATAACTGCAGGTATGGGAGGAGGAACGGGAACGGGAGCTGCTCCAATTGTTGCAAAAATTGCAAAGGATATGGGAATACTTACAGTAGGTGTTGTTACACGTCCCTTTGACTTTGAGGGTAGAAGGAGAATGGAGTTTGCAGAAGTTGGAATAAGGAGGTTGAAGGAGTTTGTTGATACCCTAATGGTAATTCCGAACCAAAAGCTTTTGACAATTGCGCCTAAGGATATGAACATACTCAACGCTTTTAAATTGGCTGATAACGTTCTGTACCAGGCAGTTAAGGGTATAACGGAAGTCATAACAAAGGCAGGCCTCATAAACCTTGACTTTGCAGACGTTAAGTCTGTAATGCACAGCGGCGGATATGCACTTATAGGAATAGGGGAGGCAAGTGGAGAGGACAGAGCTCTCACTGCAGCCCGTAAGGCTATAGACAATCCTCTTTTGGAAAATGTTCAGGTTGAAGGGGCAAGCAGAATTTTGGTCAACATAAGTGGAGGAAGTGACTTAACGTTGGATGAGGCTTACGCTGCTGCCGGTTTGATAAAGGAGAGAGCTAAGAGGGACGATACAAACTTCTTCTTCGGTGTTACCCTTTCAGAGGAATTAGAGGGTTCCATACAGGTTACCGTTATTGCCACAGGCTTTGACGAAAAGGGAAGACCCGTTATTTCTGGTTTCTCCGACCTCGTCTCTAAAAGTGAGTCTACTACACCATTTCAGGCAAAGGAGGCTACAGAAGTTTTAGATTTAGACATATCTAAACTTTTAGAAGAATTAAACGAAGATTAAATATGAGGGGAAAGAATGGAAAGGGGATTACTCAAAGAACTACAGAGTTTGCTCTCTTTGATTGAGGATTTTAAGAGGGACTTGTCAGAGATTTCCTCTAAAAAGGAGGGATTAAAGGCTGTTAGTAAACATATAGATGAATCTATCTCAGAAAGTGAAGAGGCAGTTAAAAAGTTGATTGATATGATTAGTAAAGCCTTAGATGAACTGAACGAACTTAAATTAGTAGTAGAAAAACTTGGAGATAGAGACAGGGAAATTGCTGAAGAGAAGATAAACAATCTTATTTCTATCTTGACGAACTCTCTAACTTTTCTTGAATTTCAAGACATTTTGGCTCAAAGACTTTTAAAGATAAAAAAATTTCTAAGTGATTTAGAAAAAAGTATACTTAAAATGATAATTACAGCTGGATTGGAGGATGAAAAATATTTATCGAAGAAAAAAATTCAGGAAAAACTTGAGGAACTCGAATGGAAGAAGGAAGTTTCTCAAGAAGAGATAGATGAAATAATGAAGGAATTTGGCCTATAGAGGATAAGAAATGAAAGCTAATATTCCCGATGAACTTAAGGAGATTTTAGAAGAGTTTTTAATAGAGGCTGAGGAAATTCTGGAAAATTTAGACCAAGATTTAGTAGAGTTAGAGTCGAATCCTAACGATAAAGAGCTCTTAAACAAAATATTTAGAGGTATGCATACCCTTAAAGGGGGAGCAGGCTTTTTAAATCTTACTCCCATTGTGGAGATAGCTCATAGAATCGAGGACATTTTCAATAAGCTAAGAAACGAAGAAATGGTATTAACACCGGAGATTATGGACGTTATTCTTGAGGGAATAGATAAATTAAAGGAATCCCTCACTATGTTAAAGGAAGACGGGGAGCTCCCCGATTTAGAGGAAATAGAAGACCTTTTATCTAAGCTCGATTCTATTCTCAAGGGAGAAGAAAAACAAGAAAAAAAGGAAGGAAATGTTAACTCTTCTAAAGAAGGAGAGGAAATAGAATTTGTTGATGGTATTTCAGAAAAACTCAAGGAACTTATTTTGAAGTATCCAGATAAAGATTTGGCTGGAATTCTAGATGAAATAATACTCATGCCTCCTGACGAAAGGCCTATGGACGTTATTCCAGAAATAGAGAAATTAATTGAGGAAGGAAAGGACGTTAAGGACATAATAGTTAAAAAGAAAAAAGAAGAAAAGCCCGTATTAGAACAGGAAAGTCAAGTAAAAAAAGAAGTGAGTAAGAAAGAGGAAAGAAAAACAACCAAGAAAGAAAAAAAGAGTACAAAAGTAAGTTCCGAAACAATAAGAGTTGATGTTGAAAGGGTTGAGAACTTAATGAACTTAGTCGGTGAGATTGTCCTTGATAGGAATAGAATCTTGAAAGTAACAGCCGATGTTGAAAGGGACTGTAGAAGCGAGACAGTAGAGAAGTTAGTGGAAGCCGTGACGAGTCTTGACAGGACAGTGAGCGACCTTCAGGTCGCAGTTATGAAACTTAGAATGCAACCAATAAAGAAGATTTTCAGCAAGTTCCCTCGTTTGGTTAGAGACCTTGCAAGAAAACTAAATAAAAAGGTTCAACTTGTTATCGAAGGTGAAGATACAGAACTTGACCGTTCAATTCTTGATAAACTTGAAGACCCTCTAATTCACCTTATTAGGAACTCTTTAGACCACGGAATTGAACCTCCGGAAGAGAGGATTGCAAAGGGAAAACCGGAGGTAGGCACAATAAGGCTTTTTGCCTATCATGAGGGAGACCACATCGTTGTTGGAATTGAAGATGATGGAAGGGGAATAGACCCTGAGAAAATTAAGAAGAAAGCTGTTGAAAGGGGACTAATTACCCCTGAACAGGCAGCTCAGATGAGCGATAAGGAAGCTTACGAGCTTATATTCCTTCCTGGATTTTCCACTGCTGAGAAAGTTAGCGATGTTTCAGGACGTGGTGTTGGAATGGATGTTGTTGCAAGTACGATACATTCTCTAAGAGGTTCAATAGAGATTGATAGTAAGTTAGAAAAAGGAACTAGAATAGTCCTAAAACTACCATTAACTGTAGCTATCATAAGAACCTTAATGCTTGGTTGTAAAGGACAGGTCTATGCCGTTCCTCTCCACTCCGTTGTGGAAATAGTAAGGTACAACGAAAACTTGGTAAAGGACGTAGGAAATTTCAGAAGCTTTATGCTGCGTGATGAGGTTTTACCACTCTTCTCCTTAAACGAGTTACTTGAAGTTCCTGACGATGATGAAAAGTCGTTCGTTGCAATTGTAAAAGTAGCAGAGAAATTAATAGCCATTTCAATATCAAAGCTTTTTGGAGAGGAAGAAATAGTTATCAAGTCCCTCGGAGAGCTCTTAGCCGATATTCCAGGAATTGCAGGTGCTACGATAGCTGGAGATGGAAAGGTTGTTCTCATACTGGACCTAAACTCTCTCGTTTCAGATTACAAGGCCAAGCTTTTAGGAGTAAAGAATGGCTGAAGATAAAGAGTTGAAAATATTGGGAGTAGAGGAATTAATAGGAGAAACTCATGAAAAGGAAGTCCAAGTAATTGCTTTTAAATTGAACAAGGAATTGGTGGGCGTACCTATCGAACAGATTATTGAAATTACGATTAATAGAGATATAACTCCAGTTCCTAAAGCTCCTTCCTTCGTTATAGGCGTTATGAATTTAAGGGGTAAGATTGTTCCAGTTATTAATTTAAAGGAGCACCTGCGGATTCCTTATCAAATACCTGAAAACATATATGAGAATAACAAAATAGTTATTTTGGATACTCCAAAGGGAGAAGTTGGAGTTGTCGTTGATGAAATTATAGGGTCTATTAAGTTTCCAGAAGGAGATTTACTTCCAGAACCTATAGGAACAATAGGTATAGATGTTAAATTTATTACCGGTGTAGTTCAACTTGAAGACGAGCTATTAATAATACTTAACGTTGAATCTATTTTTAGTGAGGAGGGATAGATGTTCTGCTCTTGGGAAAAGAGAGAAATTGAAAGATTAAGAAAAGAAATAGAAACGTTAAAAATAGAAAATGCTCAAATTAAAAAAAATTATGAAGAGTGTGAAAAAGAAAGAAAGGAACTTCAAGATGAGGTTAAAAGACTTTCTCAAAGTAACATTGAACTACTTAGAAAAACTGAAGAACTTCAGAAACAGGTAGAAGAAAAAGAGAACGATATCTTCATGTACCAACAAATTCTGGATTCTTTAATGGAGGAGGCAATCTTCCTTGCAACGCCGGAGTTTAAACCGGGAAGAGAAGGAAATGAAATTGTTTATGCAAACAGAAGAGCTTTCGAGATAGTAAACAAGTGGAGGGATGTATTTATTAGTGAATTCGGTATAAATCCTGACAAGCTAATTGGAACGAGCATACACGTTTTCCATAAGGACCCTGAAAGGGTTAAAGAGCTCCTAAAAGAGACAAGGCCTGGAGAACATAAGAAAAATGCTGATATTCCTATCGGTCCTTACGTTATGGCATCGTATCGCCATGCAATAGCGAATAGAGACGGCTCTGTTCGTTACTACATGGCAACCTGGAAAGATGCTACTGCAGATAGGGAGGTAAAGGAGCAGCTTGAAAAGGCCAGAAAAATGTTTCTTCAGAACCTGAAGGCAACTAAGCAATCTCTCGTTAACAACTTAGAAACGATTGTATCAATTTCTCTTGCAATTAAAGAATTGAGAGATGTTATCAAACTTTCTAAAAAGCAGATGTCTTCGACTGAGGAGATAGAGGAAACTGTAAATAAGTTGATAGAAGTTTCCAATAGATTAATGGAAAACTATAAATTTGTTCTTTCAAAACTTGAGGAAGCTGAAAAGAAAACCTTTGAGTCTATAGACCAAATGGAATATATAAGAAGTATAACCAAACAGATGGAAGAGGTTGTTAAGGCTCTGCAGTCTCAAACGGAGCAAATAGATAGGGTTGTTGAAGTTATAACGTCGATTACTGAGCAGACAAACTTACTTGCACTGAATGCAGCAATAGAGGCCGCAAGGGCAGGAGAAGCTGGTAGGGGATTTGCAGTTGTTGCTGATGAGGTTAGGAAGTTAGCTGAGAGAACTAATAAATCTGCTATTGAAATTAGAGAAGTTGTAAAGAATATGAGAGAACAAATGTCAAAAACCGCAGAGATAACCCATAAGAGCGTTAAAGCTGTTGATGAAGGAATGAGCATCTTTAAGGATAACCAAGAGACGTACAAATCTCTTAAAATGTCTTCTGAAAGTGTGTTAGGTGTAATAAATGACCTTTCCAAAATAGTTTCTGTTCAAAAGAACAACATTGAGGATATTGTTAAAAATATTCACAGAGTTAATGATATTATCTCTGAAGTAAGAAATCACTCAGAAATTGTTATTAAAATTGCAGAGAAAACTGATACAAGTCTACACAAGATTTGGGAGACATTTTACATTGTAAATCTTGGAGATGCTTCCGTTCTGTTTGATAAGCTATCGAAGTTAGGGGAATTTGCAGGAAAGGTTAACGATACAGTCAAGGCTAAATTTATAGATGGAATGAATCCTGATATTTCGCTTCTATCTGAAGTTGATTCTCTTGTAAAAGAGTTAAGTCCACAAAATAAAGAAATTTCAAAGCTCTTAGATAAATATCCTTCAATTGAAAAATACTTTTTAGATGTTGAAGATTCACTTTTTGAAGTAAAACTCCTTTTAAAGGAGCTTTTTGTTGCGATGAACTGTGATAATACTAACGAAATTAAAAATAAGGAGAAAGAGATAGCCAAACTTGTAGATAAGTTGTCATCAAGCGTAATTGGAGCTATATCAGAAATATTAAACACAGTATCAAAAAGTTAAAAGGACTGAATAATGGCTAAGAAAGAGCTCTTACCAAAAATTCTGGAAACAGGAGCCAACGAACTTGAGATAATAGATTTTCGAATGTATGAGGTTCTTGATGATGGCTCCATCTATGAATGGATATTGGGGGTAAACGTAGCTAAGGTTAAGGAAGTTATTTTTAAACCTAAGGATATTATAAAAGCTCCAGGACTTCCTTCGGAAGCTGAAGGATTGGCAAAAATAAGAGGTCAGATGGTTCCAATCATTAATCTGGCAAAATGGATGAAGATTAAGGAACCTCCAAATGCAGGAAAGTATGTAATAGTAATGGAATTTTTGAGAGAGACTGTTGGGGTTATAGTTCATGAAGCAAAGAGAATTAGGAGAATTAGGTGGACGGATATTAAGAGACCACCTAAAAGTATTGACGAGAAGTTAGGAGGAAAAGTAATAGGAGTTGTTGAAATAGAGGATAATAAACTCCTCCTACTTCTTGATTTTGAAGGAATACTTGATGAACTGGGAATGATTAAGATATTTGGAATGGAAACAACTGCTGAGGCGGAGAATATAGAGAGGAAGGGACACTTTAAAATACTGATACTCGATGATAGTCCAGTTGCCAGGAAGATTATAAGGAGAATTCTTGAATCTGATGGACACACTGTTATTGAAGCACAAAATGGAATAGAAGGGTTAAAAATCCTTCACCAGTGGCTTGAGGAGGCTAAAAGGGAAGGAAGAGACATTACAGACTATGTCCAATTGATAATTTCTGATGTCGAAATGCCTGGAATGGATGGATTAACCTTTACAAAGAAAGTTAAGGAAGACCCTGAACTTTCTAAACTACCTGTAATTATTAATACCTCTCTTAGCGATAGGGCTAACGTTGATAAAAGCAAACTTGTTGGAGCAGATGCTCATCTTGTAAAATTTGATGCACCTGATTTACTAAAACTTGTGCATCAATATGCAATTAAGAAGTAAAGGAGGATTTAATGGTTATTCCTGAAGATATTAACATCTTAGTAGTTGATGACATGGCAGCTATGAGGAAAATTTTAAGGACCCTCCTAACCCAGTTGGGATTTAAAAACATAGATGAAGCTGAGGATGGAAAACAGGCTCTGGAGAAATTGAGACAGAATCCAGATAAATACGGTCTTGTTATTACAGATTGGAACATGCCAAATATGACTGGAATAGAGCTTGTTCAGGCGATTAGGAGTGATAAGAGACTAAAACACCTTCCAATTTTGATGGTAACAGCTGAAGCTAAAAAGGAAAACGTCCTTACAGCAATAAAGGCTGGAGTTAACAACTACATTGTTAAACCTTTTACGGCTGAAACACTAAAGGAAAAGATAGAAGCTATCTTTAAATCACTTAAAAAGTAACTAATTCAACGAGTGGAGCCGAAGGATTACCTTTTTAATCCTCTCACTTATCGGCTCCCCTTTTGGGATTTTAATTCTATAGCTTCCAATTTTGTTCACTAAACACGTATCCTCTCTTGAACTTGTAATGAAAACTTCATCTGCATTTAGAACATCCTTCAGTTTAAAAAAACCCTCAACAATGGGTAATCCCATTTCTTTACAGATATCCCTTATAAACTCCCTCCTTGTTCCCCTTAAACAGCCACACATTAAGGAGGGGGTAAAGAGAATACCATCCTTGAAGAAAAATATGTTGGCAAAAGCAGTTTCTGAAACAAAACCCTTTTCGTCGAACAGTAGTGCCTCATCGTAACCAAACCTCTTAGCCTCATCAATAGCAGTGAGGGAGTCCATAATGTCAATCGTTTTGTGCTCAGATAGGATAGAGTAACTTCTCCTTACAGAGTAAACTGGAAAGAGAGAAACAAACTTTCTCTTTTTACAGTCTCTCACCGAGATTTCAAAATTTCCACGTTTATAGAGTGTAAACCTTACAAGCTTTGTGCCATGAGGGGCTCCCTCCACTAAAACTCTATCAAACTCCTCCCTACTTAGTTTTAAAGGAATATCCAAAAAGAAGGAGCTCCTCCTTAACCTGCTGTAGTGGTAATCAATTAAAACAGGTTTCCCACTTTCAACCCTTACAGTTTCAAATATTCCAAATCTCTCCATTACGGTGCGTCAAACCCCGGAATTCTCGGAACCTTTTTAAGTTTGCTTGCCTTGTAGTACCATCCCCAAATTTTTTTGAGAGTATGACCAACAAACGGAAGCGGTAGCATGATAGACCTTTTATCATCCCTGTAAACCAGAGCTCCACTCATCCAGCATGGTCCCATATCCATTAGACAGAGAATGTGGAGGTGGTGAATGTACTCCTCCCTCTTAGGGTCTCCTTTAACCTTATTTTCAAGGTTCCTTGCAACGATTCTTCCCATGACCTCTGCAATGTGTCCCTGTTTTGCCTTCCACTGGGGCCCTTCAAAAGCTGCACTATCGCCAATAGCCCAAACCGTTTCGTTCGTCCCAACAACTGCACACGTTGGCTCTATCTTTACAAATCCGGCTTCGTTCAACGGAAGGTCTGAATTTTTAAAAACAGGATGACCGTCAGTTGCAGGGATGAACATTGTTAAGTCAGTCCTTAAGAAGGAGTCATCCTCAAAGAGAACTCCGTCTGGCTTAAACTCCTTTATTTTCTTTCCAAAGTGCCTCTTAATTCCCAACTTATCGAGCATTCTGTAGGCTCTTTCTGCATTCTTTTCTCCAAGTCTTACTCCGGGCTTTGGCATGGGAGCAAAGAAGTGAAGTTCAAACTTATCCCTAATTCCCTTTTTCTTAAAGTAGCAGTCCAAATTGAAAACAAACTCAAATGCTGGCCCTCCCCTCACTCCGCAAGGGTCCTTGGGATTTCCTCCAAAACCCGCAGCAATTATTCCTCCTCCCCTCTCAATGAGCTGGTCGATTTTCTCCCTAAGTTTTAATGACTCTTCAGGCCTACCACATATAGAGAGGAAGTTCTCACTCCCCTTGTGTTTGACCTTTGTTCCTCCCAGAGCAATGACTAAGTAGTCGTAGTCCTTAACAGTTCCATCCTCAAGATATACCCTCTTCTCTGCCGTTGAAATTCTCTCAACCTTCCCAATGGTCAGCTTAAACCCGTTAACTTTTGCTATTTCCTCAAGGGGAAGTGTTACATCCTCCCATTCGTACTCGTGGGTTGGAATCCATATTGAAATAGGATATATGTAAAGGTAGTCCCTGTCGGAAATGAGCTCTACATCAAAACACTTGTGGCATAGTGCAAAAGCTGCCTCAACTCCCCCTATTCCTCCCCCTAATACCAAAACTTTTGGAGCTCCCATTTCTCCTCCATTAATTGCATTTCAAGAATTAAATTATATCCAAATTTATTTGTTTAATCGATACTGTGCATGTTTCTCAAGGGCATACTTTATCCTGTTGAGTTGATTGAACTTTTTTTTCTTGATTTCACTTATTGCCCCTTTCGTTATCTCCCTTAGCTGAAGGGAAGAGAGTCTGTTCCAATCAATCTCCCCTTCCCTTTTGCAGTTTTCACAGACGACTCCCCCTTCCTCAAAGGAAAATCCGGAAATTCCCTTAGAGCCACACCTAACACAGCTGAAGAGCCTTGGGAATATTCCCTCAATGTAGAGGAACTTTGACAGGAAAGCCACGTAGGAGAGCTCAAAATAATTATTTAAACGTAAGTAAGTTCTTATTAAGTTAAAAAGCTTTTTACTTGGCTGTAACTCGTAAGGGTAGATTAGCTTTGAGATTTTGGACCTATAAATCAATTCATCGAAGGTCTTTGGGAAGTTTTCCTCTATTAGCTTTGCCCCTTTCAACTCCCACCTATCTTCCTTTTGAAGTAATTCAAACTCGCTTACAGAGAAGGGTTCATACTTCAACGGAAACTGTGAATTATCGAGCTTAAAGACAAGATTAACCCTACCCAACCTATCCGTATAGAGGGATACGTATCTCAACCTATCTCCTAAGTTTTTACTCCTTAGAACAATTCCCTTTACCTTCATTAAACGTTAAACCTAAAGTAAATTATGTCCCCATCCTGAACTTCGTAATCTTTTCCTTCAAGCCTCATAAGCCCCTTCTCTCTGCAGGCCTGAAGTGAACCCTCTCTGATTAAATCCTCGTACTTTATGACCTCAGCTCGGATAAATCCTCTCTCAATGTCTGAATGAATCTTTCCGGCCGCCTGAGGTGCCTTTGTTCCCTTTCTTACCGTCCAGGCCTTAACCTCTGGCTCTCCTGCCGTGAAAAAGGTTATAAGGTTGAGGAGTTTGTATCCTTCCCTTATAACTGAGTTAAGTCCAGGCTCCTCCAATCCAAGTTCCTTGAGGAATTCCTCCTTCTCCTCTGGAGGGAGCTCTGAGAGTTCCGCCTCAATCTTTGCGCAAATTTTCACGACGGGAGCTTTCTCCTTCTCCGCAAGCTCCCTAACCGATTTAACCAGGTCGTTGTCCTCAAATAGCCCTTCCTCATCAACATTTGCAATGTACATAACGGGCTTTGCAGTTAAGAGCTGAAGTTCTTTAACAACTCTTTTTTCTCCGTCACTCAGTTCGCTTAGGAAAGGATTTATTCTCTTGCCGTTTTCTAAGATGCTTTTTAGTTTCTCGAGGGCTTCTACCTCTGCCCTTGCCCTTTTATCGCCGCTCTTTGCCTGCTTTAAAACCCTCTGGAGCCTCTTTTCTACACTCTCTAAATCCTTAAAAATCAGCTCAAGGTTTATCGTCTCAATATCCCTTAAAGGGTTAACTTTTCCATCAACATGAACGACATTTTCATCCTGGAAGCACCTAACGACGTGAGCAATAGCATCAACATTTCTAATGTTTGCAAGGAATTGATTTCCCAACCCTTCCCCTTTGCTTGCTCCTCTAACAAGGCCCGCTATATCAACAAACTCAATCGTTGTAGGAGTAATCTTTTTAGGTTTCACCAATTCAGCTATTCTGTAGAGCCTCTCATCTGGAACCTCAACAACTCCAACGTTGGGTTCAATCGTACAGAAAGGATAGTTTGCCGCTTCAGCCTTCATTGTATTCGTTAAAGCATTAAAAAGGGTTGACTTTCCTACGTTTGGTAGCCCAACAATTCCACAGTTAAATCCCATTTCTCAGCTCCTCCAATTTTGTCCAGTTCAAATTTAGTATTTTTACTGAAAATTTGCTTATAATTCTAAAAGTTAAATGAATGAACTGTAGGAGTTTCCTTTGATAGTTGAACTTTTGGAAAGGATAGGAAGAGGTGTTATCTTCTTCCTGGAGTTTTGGGGAGGGTGGTTTCTACTATCCGTCAAATCCCTATCGATTGCCTTTAAACCTCCCTTCAGGATTGAGAGGTACATATACTACTTGGCTGACATTGGAGCTAACTCATTTCCCGTTATAGCTATTACCTCATTGTTTACAGGAGGAGTTATTGCACTTGAAACCTACTCTGCCTTTCATCGATTTAACGCTGAATACATGATTGGGGCCGTTGTTGCGATTGCAATGGCAAGGGAGTTGGGGCCGGTTTTATCCTCCCTCTTAGTTACTGCCCGTTCAGGTTCTGCAATGGCCGCAGAGATTGGAACTATGAGGGTAACTGAACAGATAGATGCACTTGAGATGATGGCTGTAAATCCGATTAAGTATCTAATATCCCCAAGAGTTTATACGACAATTATTTCAACTGTTGTACTAACCCTCTTTTCAGACATTATAGGCTACATAGGTGGATACATAGTAAGCGTTTATCTTTTTGGTGTAAATAAAACACTCTACCTCAGGTATACTCAGAACCTAACTGAAATGGACGACGTTTACCACGGTCTTATAAAGGCAGCAGTTTTTGGCTTTTTACTTTCAACGATAAGCTGTTTTTACGGATACTACACAAGAGGTGGAGCAAAGGGAGTGGGAGAATCCACTACAAAGGCCGTAGTTAGTTCATCAATGGCCATTCTCATTTTTGACTACCTGATTACCTACATTTTGAGGTTGTTCAACCTATGAAAGAGGCAATAGTAGTTCGGAACTTAAGAAAGAATTTTGGGGAGAAGGTTGTTCATGACGGAGTAAGTTTCACAGTTTACGATGGTGAAGCCTTTGTGATAATGGGG
The Balnearium lithotrophicum DNA segment above includes these coding regions:
- a CDS encoding methyl-accepting chemotaxis protein — encoded protein: MFCSWEKREIERLRKEIETLKIENAQIKKNYEECEKERKELQDEVKRLSQSNIELLRKTEELQKQVEEKENDIFMYQQILDSLMEEAIFLATPEFKPGREGNEIVYANRRAFEIVNKWRDVFISEFGINPDKLIGTSIHVFHKDPERVKELLKETRPGEHKKNADIPIGPYVMASYRHAIANRDGSVRYYMATWKDATADREVKEQLEKARKMFLQNLKATKQSLVNNLETIVSISLAIKELRDVIKLSKKQMSSTEEIEETVNKLIEVSNRLMENYKFVLSKLEEAEKKTFESIDQMEYIRSITKQMEEVVKALQSQTEQIDRVVEVITSITEQTNLLALNAAIEAARAGEAGRGFAVVADEVRKLAERTNKSAIEIREVVKNMREQMSKTAEITHKSVKAVDEGMSIFKDNQETYKSLKMSSESVLGVINDLSKIVSVQKNNIEDIVKNIHRVNDIISEVRNHSEIVIKIAEKTDTSLHKIWETFYIVNLGDASVLFDKLSKLGEFAGKVNDTVKAKFIDGMNPDISLLSEVDSLVKELSPQNKEISKLLDKYPSIEKYFLDVEDSLFEVKLLLKELFVAMNCDNTNEIKNKEKEIAKLVDKLSSSVIGAISEILNTVSKS
- a CDS encoding chemotaxis protein CheA; its protein translation is MKANIPDELKEILEEFLIEAEEILENLDQDLVELESNPNDKELLNKIFRGMHTLKGGAGFLNLTPIVEIAHRIEDIFNKLRNEEMVLTPEIMDVILEGIDKLKESLTMLKEDGELPDLEEIEDLLSKLDSILKGEEKQEKKEGNVNSSKEGEEIEFVDGISEKLKELILKYPDKDLAGILDEIILMPPDERPMDVIPEIEKLIEEGKDVKDIIVKKKKEEKPVLEQESQVKKEVSKKEERKTTKKEKKSTKVSSETIRVDVERVENLMNLVGEIVLDRNRILKVTADVERDCRSETVEKLVEAVTSLDRTVSDLQVAVMKLRMQPIKKIFSKFPRLVRDLARKLNKKVQLVIEGEDTELDRSILDKLEDPLIHLIRNSLDHGIEPPEERIAKGKPEVGTIRLFAYHEGDHIVVGIEDDGRGIDPEKIKKKAVERGLITPEQAAQMSDKEAYELIFLPGFSTAEKVSDVSGRGVGMDVVASTIHSLRGSIEIDSKLEKGTRIVLKLPLTVAIIRTLMLGCKGQVYAVPLHSVVEIVRYNENLVKDVGNFRSFMLRDEVLPLFSLNELLEVPDDDEKSFVAIVKVAEKLIAISISKLFGEEEIVIKSLGELLADIPGIAGATIAGDGKVVLILDLNSLVSDYKAKLLGVKNG
- the ftsZ gene encoding cell division protein FtsZ, whose translation is MFDIADELFQGPVIKVIGVGGGGGNAVARMYEMGIEGVDFIVVNTDAQVLSKLPVPIKVQIGEKLTKGLGAGGKPEIGEQAALEDEPKIREVLEGSDMVFITAGMGGGTGTGAAPIVAKIAKDMGILTVGVVTRPFDFEGRRRMEFAEVGIRRLKEFVDTLMVIPNQKLLTIAPKDMNILNAFKLADNVLYQAVKGITEVITKAGLINLDFADVKSVMHSGGYALIGIGEASGEDRALTAARKAIDNPLLENVQVEGASRILVNISGGSDLTLDEAYAAAGLIKERAKRDDTNFFFGVTLSEELEGSIQVTVIATGFDEKGRPVISGFSDLVSKSESTTPFQAKEATEVLDLDISKLLEELNED
- a CDS encoding chemotaxis response regulator CheY, with product MVIPEDINILVVDDMAAMRKILRTLLTQLGFKNIDEAEDGKQALEKLRQNPDKYGLVITDWNMPNMTGIELVQAIRSDKRLKHLPILMVTAEAKKENVLTAIKAGVNNYIVKPFTAETLKEKIEAIFKSLKK
- a CDS encoding chemotaxis protein CheW, translating into MAEDKELKILGVEELIGETHEKEVQVIAFKLNKELVGVPIEQIIEITINRDITPVPKAPSFVIGVMNLRGKIVPVINLKEHLRIPYQIPENIYENNKIVILDTPKGEVGVVVDEIIGSIKFPEGDLLPEPIGTIGIDVKFITGVVQLEDELLIILNVESIFSEEG
- a CDS encoding NAD(P)/FAD-dependent oxidoreductase, giving the protein MGAPKVLVLGGGIGGVEAAFALCHKCFDVELISDRDYLYIYPISIWIPTHEYEWEDVTLPLEEIAKVNGFKLTIGKVERISTAEKRVYLEDGTVKDYDYLVIALGGTKVKHKGSENFLSICGRPEESLKLREKIDQLIERGGGIIAAGFGGNPKDPCGVRGGPAFEFVFNLDCYFKKKGIRDKFELHFFAPMPKPGVRLGEKNAERAYRMLDKLGIKRHFGKKIKEFKPDGVLFEDDSFLRTDLTMFIPATDGHPVFKNSDLPLNEAGFVKIEPTCAVVGTNETVWAIGDSAAFEGPQWKAKQGHIAEVMGRIVARNLENKVKGDPKREEYIHHLHILCLMDMGPCWMSGALVYRDDKRSIMLPLPFVGHTLKKIWGWYYKASKLKKVPRIPGFDAP
- a CDS encoding aminotransferase class IV, giving the protein MERFGIFETVRVESGKPVLIDYHYSRLRRSSFFLDIPLKLSREEFDRVLVEGAPHGTKLVRFTLYKRGNFEISVRDCKKRKFVSLFPVYSVRRSYSILSEHKTIDIMDSLTAIDEAKRFGYDEALLFDEKGFVSETAFANIFFFKDGILFTPSLMCGCLRGTRREFIRDICKEMGLPIVEGFFKLKDVLNADEVFITSSREDTCLVNKIGSYRIKIPKGEPISERIKKVILRLHSLN
- the recO gene encoding DNA repair protein RecO; its protein translation is MKVKGIVLRSKNLGDRLRYVSLYTDRLGRVNLVFKLDNSQFPLKYEPFSVSEFELLQKEDRWELKGAKLIEENFPKTFDELIYRSKISKLIYPYELQPSKKLFNLIRTYLRLNNYFELSYVAFLSKFLYIEGIFPRLFSCVRCGSKGISGFSFEEGGVVCENCKREGEIDWNRLSSLQLREITKGAISEIKKKKFNQLNRIKYALEKHAQYRLNK
- a CDS encoding chemotaxis protein — its product is MAKKELLPKILETGANELEIIDFRMYEVLDDGSIYEWILGVNVAKVKEVIFKPKDIIKAPGLPSEAEGLAKIRGQMVPIINLAKWMKIKEPPNAGKYVIVMEFLRETVGVIVHEAKRIRRIRWTDIKRPPKSIDEKLGGKVIGVVEIEDNKLLLLLDFEGILDELGMIKIFGMETTAEAENIERKGHFKILILDDSPVARKIIRRILESDGHTVIEAQNGIEGLKILHQWLEEAKREGRDITDYVQLIISDVEMPGMDGLTFTKKVKEDPELSKLPVIINTSLSDRANVDKSKLVGADAHLVKFDAPDLLKLVHQYAIKK